The Streptomyces sp. NBC_00224 genome contains the following window.
CGAGGAAAGGGCCGCGCGCTGGCGTGCGTCGGCGCTCTTCGACCCCAGCGCCTGGAGGAGCGCAACGACCTGGAGGACGTCCTCCCACTCGGCGGGTTCCGCGGCATTGATCCGGCACAGCCGCGTGAGCAACTCGGTCTCCGCCGCGATGCGTTCGCGCGTCTGACGGATGAGGTCGCCGACGAGCGCCGAGGGCATGAAACCGGGGTCGTCGAGTGCGCGCCCGATCTCACGCAGCGACAGCCCCAGCGACCGCAGGCTCTCGATGTGGAAGATCCGCCGGATGTCCTCGCCGGAGTACTCCCGATAGCCGGAGCCCGTACGACCCGAAGGCCGCACCAGACCGAGCGACTCGTAATGCCTGAGCATGCGGGCACTGACCCCGCACCGTCGCGCCACCTCACCGATCAACACGCCCTATCGTCCCTCCTGGCCGACCCGTCGAGAGCCACGACGCGTTTCGCCTCCTCGATCGCGAACTCGAACCCGGCGTCCGGGTCGTGCAGCAGCCGTTGTGTGGCGAGCGCGTGCGCGCGCACGCGTGGGTCAGGGCCCGTCGTCGCGGCACGCAGAGCCGGCACCGTCACTTCACCCAGCGCGACCAGTGCCCGGCTGAGACTCAGCTGCGTCTCCCGCTCACCGCGCCCGAGCTGCGTCGCCAACACCGCGGCCAACGCGGGCTCCTCGCCTTCCGGCACGAGCACGACCGCGGCTCGCCAAGCGCTCCGCGCCACTTCGTCGTCCGCGTCGGACAACAGCGCCCGTGTGATCGCCGGCCACGCCTGCCGGTCTCCGATCTTGGACAGCGTGTGCAGCGCCTGGCTTCGTGCCTGCGCACGCTCCGAGCGGACCGCGCGGAGCAGCTCGGGGAGCGTGAGGGACACCGGGTGGCGTGTGAGCGCCCAGGTCAGCATGTCGCGGACGAAGAACTCGGGCTCGATCGCGCATCGTTCGATGAGCTTGTCGACGAAGCGCGGGTCAGGCGTCGTGCCGACTGCCAGAGCGGCCTGCAGTCGCACGGACGAACGGCCGTCCTCCAGGCCCTGGAGTGCTTGGATCGCATACGTGTCCTGTCTCGTGATCGTCATCGGACCACCTCCTTGGCAAGCAGTGAAGGCCTTGTCACTGTGTCAAGGTCAAACGGGGCCCACTGCCCGATCACCAGTCACCTGCCACGTCCCGCCGCGTGCCCGGCTCTCCAGGAGTGCAGGGGTTGTACGAGTGGAACCCGCCGTCGTGTCATTCCCCGGCCGCGCGGGTGTGGACGACCTGGTACGTGTTGAAGTCGACCGAGGTCAGCAGCGAATTGGTGATGCGCTCTGCTTCCATGCGGGCGGCGGGCCTGTTGTCCTGCGCGACGGCCTGGTAGGCGTCGAACGACTCCTTGTTCTCCCACTGTGAGTAGGAAATCACGAAGGAGCCTTCAAGGCCGCGAGCGGCGATGCCCTTGAGTACGGTGTGGGAGACGTAGCCGGGCACGTCGTTGAGGTGTTCGGACTTCGGGCCGAGCGCGTTTGCCAGCTGGTCCTGGTTGTTCTCCGTCACGCCGAAGACCGCGATGACGGTGTAGTCGCCGCGTGCCGGGGAGATTTCGGCCTTGTCGCCGGACTGGGTCCCGGAGTAGACGATCTTGTTCTGGAGCAGGCGGATCGAGGTGGTGAGTTCACCGAAGAGCGGGAGCGTGCGGTGCTCGAACTCCTCGGCGTTGTAACGGTCTTCCAGGTCGGCGCGGCTGCGCCACTGGATGAAGTTGGCCGTGCCCGGCTTGTCCACACCGGCGTGCACGGTGGAGGACATCCAGCCCGGGTAGGCGGCCGAGTCGACGATCTCGCGCATCGCGCCGAGCAGGCTCTCCTGCTTCTCCGGGGCGTCCGTGGTGAAGATGTTGAGGACGGTCAGGTTCTGGTCTTCGGCGGAAATCTTGGGCATGTTCTTCGCTTTCTGTGAGGTGGGGGTTGGACAGGTGGAAAGGGGGGTTGGGCTCAGCTGGGCTGTCCCCTCCCACTCCTACGACGCCAGTCCTCGGCGTCGGTGACCAGACTTGCCGGGGTGGTGCGGCGGCGGGAGAGACCGGCTGATCCAGGGACTGGCACTCCCTACGTACGGGCGGGGCGTCCCCGGAGGCGGAGCGCTGCGGCGTCCGTCGAGGAACGCGCCGCTGACGACGAGCGAGGAGCGGCGAGAGGGAGGAGAATTAAGGGGTGGCGATACCTGAGGCCCAGTTTCCTGGGTGCCGTAACGCCTCGTCCTTTCCTTCCTCGCCCCCACATTCCTTTGACTCATGCCATCCGCCGCGCGATTCCTCTGGAGATCGCTGACCGCCGTGCTGGTGAGTATCGCGGTCGTGTGGGCTCCGACGGCGTTCTCGGCGCCGGGCGTGGTCGTGAAGCGGGAATCGATTCTTCTTGCCCCGTCCACGGGGCCGCCAGGGACGTCCGTTCACGTCAGTTTCACGAGCTGTGCCACACCTGGCTATATCAGTGGCATCAAGTGGGACCAGGACTACATCGACTTCAACGCGACAGATGAGGCCGGAGGTGCCGATATCTCTGTGCCGGCCGACGCCGCTGCGGGAGCTCATGACGTGGCGGCGCGGTGCTACAAAGGCGCTGATGGGGCGTTCTACGGCACTGGGACGTTCACCGTGACGGCACCGGCTGATCCCGAGATCACCCTGCACCCCACCGAAGGCGCGCCGCAGACGACTGTCACGGTAAGCGGTTCTGGGTTCAACTGCTCGTACGTGGATGTGACGTGGGACGGCACCCGGCTCGTCGGCGCCGACGTCACGAGTGAGGGGGCGATCAACGCGGAGTTTCCCGTGCCGGCAGGGTCACCCGAGACGACCTACACCGTACGAGCCGCGTGCACGGACTATCCCGATCGGAGCGGCGAGGCCGTTTTCACGGTGCGAGACCCAGGAACGAACGGAACCGCAACCACCGGGGACACCTCAGGAGACACCAGCGGGGACACGAACGGAACCACCTCCGGGGACACCAGTGGGGACACCAATGGGACCACCTCCGGAGACACCAGCGGAACTACCGCCGGAGACACCAGCGGGGACAGCAACGGAACCACCGCCGGAGACACCGCCGGAGACACCGCCGGAGACACCAACGGAACCGGAAGCGTCACCGGGAGCACCGACGGAGCCGACGGCGGGGGAACGGCGATACCAGCCGGTTGGGTGGTCGGGCCGTCCCTCTTCGGAGGCCTGCTGCTCCTGGCCGCCCTGTTCTCCCTGCTGAACCATCGGCACCGTGGACCACGCTGGGTCCACGACCACATCCGTGCGGCACTGCGCCCCGGAGCCGGGACGGTCGCCCTGCAGGAGCGACGGAACACCGGTTCGGCGAACCGCGCCGTACGGCTCGAACCTCACGCGGATCCAGGTGATCAGCGCCTCTATTGACCTCCGTTGACCTGCATCAGCCCTGTCAGCCTCTACCGAGGTGAAGCCATGACCACGACTGCCGCGGCGACAGAACCGTTCACGGTCCGTGCTTTCCTGTTCGGCCGGGAGGACCACGGCTCGGCCGAGGCGCTCGTCGGCCCGCTCCACGGCGGCGGGGCGGCCAGGGACCTCCTCAGCGGAACGACCCGCCCCCTGACAGCCGCGGCCGATCAGGCCGTCGAGCGTGAAATGGCGGCCGTCATCGATTCCTTCCTCGGCCTGGACCTCTTCGACGTGGCAGCGGGCGGCTGGCGCAAGCACGCCGACCTCACCGCCGCCGCGCGCCGCACGCGCGCCGCCCCGGGCAGCGAGGAGGTCCTCGCGCTCGCGACCCACGAGATCACATCCCGCCACCGCCCCTACGTCGACGTGCTCATGGACGGCGTCAAGATCGGCACCCTTGAAGTGGGCCTCGACCTGGCCTTCCGGATCTCCGGTCTTGTTGCTGTCGTACGCAACGCCGAGTTGGTCGCCGTACGCAGCGGGGCGTGCGTGCTGGACGGGAGTCTCACCGTTCAACAGATCCTGCTGGCGGAACGACAGGGCCAACTGGACCTC
Protein-coding sequences here:
- a CDS encoding HEAT repeat domain-containing protein, whose translation is MTITRQDTYAIQALQGLEDGRSSVRLQAALAVGTTPDPRFVDKLIERCAIEPEFFVRDMLTWALTRHPVSLTLPELLRAVRSERAQARSQALHTLSKIGDRQAWPAITRALLSDADDEVARSAWRAAVVLVPEGEEPALAAVLATQLGRGERETQLSLSRALVALGEVTVPALRAATTGPDPRVRAHALATQRLLHDPDAGFEFAIEEAKRVVALDGSARRDDRAC
- a CDS encoding antibiotic biosynthesis monooxygenase, encoding MPKISAEDQNLTVLNIFTTDAPEKQESLLGAMREIVDSAAYPGWMSSTVHAGVDKPGTANFIQWRSRADLEDRYNAEEFEHRTLPLFGELTTSIRLLQNKIVYSGTQSGDKAEISPARGDYTVIAVFGVTENNQDQLANALGPKSEHLNDVPGYVSHTVLKGIAARGLEGSFVISYSQWENKESFDAYQAVAQDNRPAARMEAERITNSLLTSVDFNTYQVVHTRAAGE